In Raphanus sativus cultivar WK10039 unplaced genomic scaffold, ASM80110v3 Scaffold1911, whole genome shotgun sequence, a single window of DNA contains:
- the LOC108826068 gene encoding uncharacterized protein LOC108826068 gives MKEITDSVDPRIMFKHQSLMQDYHDLQKETEFKMRKLEMMKQRRSNLDAEVRFLRRRYKHLKQDQTLETSPDMLKVPSKQSGKRKKYSAPRHKDTICNEKKEALAALLDNANCELDNKNPKRTRGNEVLSNTTPLPDLNGDGRSTDKFPTGFDLNQISREEEEPEANGGQVLAEATKKEVLGDGIDDLRGGMKLPICRDVEKELNRTAVKRKVSWQDPVALSV, from the exons ATGAAGGAGATCACTGATTCCGTCGATCCCAGGATCATGTTCAAGCATCAATCCCTTATGCAGGATTATCACGACTTGCAAAAG GAAACAGAGTTTAAGATGAGGAAGTTGGAGATGATGAAACAGAGACGATCAAACCTTGACGCAGAAGTTAG GTTCTTGAGACGTAGATACAAACACTTGAAGCAAGACCAAACTCTTGAAACATCTCCCGACATGTTGAAGGTGCCTAGTAAACAGAGTGGCAAAAGAAAGAAGTACTCTGCTCCTAGACACAAGGATACAATTTGCAATGAGAAGAAGGAAGCATTGGCGGCGTTATTAGATAATGCAAATTGTGAATTGGACAATAAGAATCCGAAAAGGACGAGAGGGAACGAGGTTCTGTCAAACACCACTCCTCTTCCTGATCTTAATGGAGATGGGAGGAGCACTGACAAATTCCCCACGGGGTTTGACCTAAACCAGATCTCG agagaagaagaggaaccGGAAGCGAATGGTGGACAAGTGCTCGCTGAGGCAACAAAGAAGGAAGTGCTTGGTGATGGAATCGATGATCTACGTGGTGGAATGAAGTTGCCGATATGCAGAGACGTGGAGAAAGAGTTGAACAGAACAGCAGTGAAGAGGAAGGTTTCATGGCAAGATCCAGTGGCTTTGAGTGTTTGA
- the LOC130504969 gene encoding uncharacterized protein LOC130504969 — MLEQLLIFTRGGLILWTCKELGNALKGSPIDTLIRSCLLEERSGEVSFNYESYTLKWTFHNDLGLVFVAVYQRILHLLYVDDLLSMVKESFSEIYDPKRMSYDDFDERFRQLREEAEARGEELRKVKPVSSVKKQGQVSKSGLDGGKKSGGSKKDDGDGNKDKVGSLMMTNGHSNGNHKMEDDADKTDLANGKENTADNVVLDPSKLMKLRSKGVRGRGGLRKTDSIGNKSSKVTAAEPPKKATKKNRVWDDAAPKQVKLDFTDSVDESGNGDHVDVVAADQGESMMDKEEVFSSDGESEDGDDDDEPRSDEKPEAKKKGWFSSVFQSITGKANLERTDLEPALKALKERLMTKNVAEEIAEKLCESVEASLEGKKLASFTRISSTVQGAMEDALIRILTPRRSIDIMRDVHAAKEQRRPYVVVFVGVNGVGKSTNLAKVAYWLQQHKVSVMMAACDTFRSGAVEQLRTHARRLQIPIFEKGYEKDPAVVAKEAIQEATRNGSDVVLVDTAGRMQDNEPLMRALSKLINLNKPDLVLFVGEALVGNDAVDQLSKFNQKLSDLSNSGTTRLIDGILLTKFDTIDDKVGAALSMVYISGAPVMFVGCGQSYTDLKKLNVKAIVKTLLK; from the exons ATGTTAGAACAGCTATTGATCTTCACACGAGGAGGACTAATCCTCTGGACATGCAAGGAGCTCGGCAACGCTCTCAAAGGCTCACCCATCGACACTCTGATCCGCTCCTGTCTCCTCGAGGAGCGATCCGGCGAAGTCTCCTTCAACTACGAGTCCTACACTCTCAAGTGGACCTTCCACAACGACCTCGGCCTCGTCTTCGTCGCCGTCTATCAGCGGATCCTCCACCTGCTCTACGTGGACGACCTGCTTTCCATGGTCAAGGAGAGCTTCTCCGAGATCTATGATCCTAAACGGATGAGTTACGATGATTTCGATGAGAGGTTTAGGCAGCTTAGGGAGGAAGCTGAGGCCCGTGGGGAGGAGCTGAGGAAGGTGAAGCCTGTGAGCAGTGTTAAAAAGCAAGGGCAGGTGTCAAAGTCTGGTCTTGATGGAGGAAAGAAGAGTGGTGGATCGAAGAAGGATGATGGAGATGGGAATAAAGATAAAGTCGGTAGCTTGATGATGACTAATGGTCACTCCAATGGGAATCATAAGATGGAAGATGACGCTGACAAGACTGATCTTGCTAACGGGAAAGAGAACACGGCTGATAATGTTGTACTTGATCCGAGTAAGCTTATGAAGCTGAGGAGCAAAGGTGTGAGGGGTAGAGGGGGTTTGAGGAAAACTGACAGTATAGGTAATAAAAGTTCCAAGGTTACTGCTGCGGAACCGCCGAAGAAGGCGACCAAGAAGAATAGGGTTTGGGATGATGCGGCTCCTAAACAAGTGAAGTTGGACTTTACGGACTCCGTTGATGAGAGTGGGAACGGTGATCATGTGGATGTTGTGGCTGCTGACCAAGGAGAGAGTATGATGGACAAGGAAGAGGTTTTTAGCAGTGATGGTGAAAGtgaagatggtgatgatgatgacgaacCAAGAAGTGATGAGAAACCTGAGGCTAAGAAGAAGGGATGGTTTTCTTCGGTTTTCCAGAG TATTACTGGGAAGGCGAATCTTGAAAGGACAGACCTTGAACCTGCCTTGAAAGCTCTGAAGGAACGGCTCATGACCAAGAATGTG GCTGAAGAGATAGCTGAGAAGCTTTGTGAATCGGTGGAAGCAAGTCTTGAAGGAAAGAAGTTGGCATCGTTCACGAGGATCTCCTCAACCGTTCAG GGAGCAATGGAGGATGCTCTGATTCGCATATTGACTCCGAGACGCTCCATTGATATAATGAGAGACGTTCATGCTGCCAAAGAACAGAGGAGGCCTTATGTGGTCGTGTTTGTTGGAGTCAACGGAGTTGGGAAATCCACCAATCTTGCCAAAGTTGCGTATTGGCTTCAGCAGCATAAGGTCAGTGTAATGATGGCTGCTTGTGACACATTCCGTTCTGGTGCTGTTGAGCAGTTGAGGACTCATGCTCGTAGGTTACAG ATACCTATATTTGAGAAGGGTTATGAGAAGGATCCAGCAGTAGTTGCAAAGGAAGCCATACAGGAAGCAACTCGGAACGGATCGGATGTTGTTCTTGTTGACACAGCTGGTCGGATGCAGGATAATGAACCTTTGATGAGAGCTCTCTCAAAGCTCATTAACCTCAATAAACCAGACCTGGTCTTGTTTGTTGGTGAAGCTCTTGTTGGAAACGATGCAGTTGATCAGCTCTCAAAGTTTAATCAG AAACTTTCGGATCTCTCCAATTCTGGGACCACAAGATTGATCGATGGAATCTTACTGACAAAGTTCGATACCATTGACGATAAG GTTGGAGCAGCGTTATCGATGGTTTACATATCGGGAGCACCGGTTATGTTCGTGGGTTGTGGCCAGTCTTACACTGACCTGAAGAAGCTCAATGTCAAAGCCATAGTCAAGACACTTCTCAAATGA
- the LOC130504970 gene encoding gamma-glutamyl peptidase 1-like yields MVEQKKFALFLATPDSEFVKKEYGGYHNVFVSTFGDEGEHWDSFRVVEGEFPDEKDLEKYDGFVISGSSHDSFENDPWILKLCEIVKKLDEMKKKILGICFGHQIIARVRGGTVGRARKGPELKLTDITLVKDAIKPGSFFGNEIPDTIAILKLHQDEVLVLPESAKVLAYSENYEVEMFSIEDHLFCIQGHPEYNREILHEIVDRVLGLGFIKQDFADAAKASMENRGADRKLLETICKNFLKGRVPAN; encoded by the exons ATGGTTGAGCAGAAAAAGTTCGCACTGTTTCTAGCCACTCCTGATTCAGAGTTCGTGAAGAAAGAGTACGGTGGATACCACAACGTGTTCGTGTCCACGTTCGGTGACGAAGGAGAGCATTGGGACTCCTTTAGAGTCGTAGAGGGCGAGTTTCCGGACGAGAAAGATCTTGAAAAGTACGACGGTTTCGTTATTAGTGGAAGCTCTCACGATTCCTTCGAGAATGATCCTTGGATCCTTAAGCTATGTGAGATCGTCAAGAAACTtgatgagatgaagaagaaaattcTTGGCATCTGCTTTGGCCACCAG ATAATAGCTAGAGTAAGAGGAGGAACAGTGGGAAGAGCAAGGAAGGGACCAGAACTTAAGCTTACAGACATAACCCTCGTGAAGGATGCAATTAAACCGGGAAGTTTCTTTGGAAACGAGATTCCGGATACCATAGCCATCCTAAAATTACATCAGGACGAAGTGTTAGTGTTGCCTGAGTCTGCTAAAGTACTAGCTTATTCCGAAAATTACGAGGTGGAGATGTTCTCCATTGAGGATCATTTATTCTGTATCCAAGGACATCCCGAGTATAACAGAGAGATCCTCCACGAGATCGTTGATCGTGTTCTTGGCCTTGGCTTCATCAAG CAAGATTTTGCGGATGCGGCAAAGGCCTCGATGGAGAATAGGGGAGCGGACAGGAAACTTTTGGAGACGATTTGCAAGAATTTCCTCAAAGGCAGAGTTCCAGCTAATTAA